One stretch of Harmonia axyridis chromosome 1, icHarAxyr1.1, whole genome shotgun sequence DNA includes these proteins:
- the LOC123670747 gene encoding putative nuclease HARBI1, with protein sequence MNQLLCTLRYYATGCHQITVADFTGISKSTAHRIIHRVSTAIASLRPLHITFPETQEEIRKTQTEFFGIASFPRVLGAIDCTHVKIKTPGGDNAELFRCRKGYFSLNVQAICNAKLEFTDIVARWPGSSHDSTIFRNCYRKAMFDDDRYGNAVLVGDSGYSCTKYFMTPFENCLNPAEQLYNEYQIRTRNPVERMFGVWKRRFPVLSLGFRIDLDKVFPVIVATAVLHNVLRRRGEDVPPFDAEFEANLPAPWDVIIAQGDMGQNPIAVLGHPLNERRDYPEHRERRTMVHQYFTRLVMLERQRREIGRVVVEEHEEIAEDPHPEVRQDQ encoded by the exons ATGAATCAGTTACTATGCACCTTACGATACTATGCTACTGGTTGTCACCAAATTACAGTTGCAGACTTCACTGGAATTAGTAAATCGACAGCCCACAGAATAATTCATCGAGTGAGTACTGCTATTGCCTCTCTCCGTCCACTGCATATAACATTCCCTGAAACTCAGGAGGAAATTCGAAAAACACAGACTGAATTTTTCGGAATTGCAAGCTTTCCAAGGGTTTTGGGTGCCATCGATTGCACTCATGTTAAAATTAAAACTCCAG GTGGTGATAATGCAGAGCTGTTTCGTTGCAGAAAGGGTTACTTTTCACTGAATGTTCAGGCTATATGCAATGCCAAACTTGAATTCACAGACATAGTTGCGAGGTGGCCTGGAAGTAGTCATGATTCCACCATATTCCGTAATTGCTATCGGAAAGCTATGTTTGATGATGACAGATATGGAAATGCTGTCCTAGTAGGAGATAGTGGATATTCCTGTACCAAGTATTTCATGACtccttttgaaaattgtttgaaccCTGCGGAACAATTATACAACGAATATCAAATCAGAACGAGAAACCCTGTGGAAAGAATGTTTGGAGTTTGGAAAAGACGCTTTCCTGTATTATCGTTAGGTTTTAGAATCGATTTGGATAAAGTATTTCCTGTAATAGTGGCAACGGCTGTACTTCATAATGTCCTACGAAGACGTGGGGAAGATGTCCCACCTTTTGATGCTGAGTTTGAAGCCAACCTACCAGCACCATGGGATGTTATAATAGCTCAGGGAGACATGGGACAAAATCCCATAGCAGTCTTAGGTCATCCATTGAACGAGAGGAGAGATTACCCTGAGCACCGAGAAAGACGTACTatggttcatcaatacttcacAAG GCTGGTAATGCTAGAGCGACAGCGCAGGGAAATTGGAAGGGTTGTAGTGGAAGAACATGAAGAGATTGCGGAAGATCCACATCCAGAAGTGAGGCAGGATCAATAG